One genomic window of Haloarchaeobius salinus includes the following:
- a CDS encoding tail fiber domain-containing protein, with product MTDTPNHGYNVPEAGEEDWHRPLNENFEAYDVDIELRDESANLENYEPQAGAKFLATDTGVVYVGDGSDWLATLQAGRYTPPTDPSNAGSVAFGGSDNDTGDADGASVGGGDGNEASGDGATVGGGESNRANDSDATIGGGSLNRASSERATVGGGYRNRAGGASATVPGGRQNVAAGDYSFAAGRKAEAIGTGTFVWNNSGSRFRSGGDNQFIVNAVGGVGIGTAPDAPLHVGPTDDPAMEGDFKIGTDDHRFFVHVETEGEDSGTVHLVARGTDAVDQNNMLLGAGEEQLRITDGFDDGFRDVPTLAPTENEGVDLGSGDGLRFNGLWAETVFADDLIENSDARLKENVARLEAGLEAVTSLRPVTYEWTDENRTDGRQLGLIAQEVQEVVPEVVRRSDEGDEDSTLSLSYSKLVPVLIDAIQCQQADIEEREERIDDLEERLVALESQVNGGS from the coding sequence ATGACTGACACACCGAACCACGGCTACAACGTCCCCGAAGCGGGCGAGGAGGACTGGCACCGACCGCTGAACGAGAACTTCGAGGCCTACGACGTCGATATCGAGCTGCGCGACGAATCGGCCAACCTCGAGAACTACGAGCCACAGGCGGGCGCGAAGTTCCTCGCGACCGACACCGGCGTCGTCTACGTCGGCGACGGCTCCGACTGGCTGGCGACCTTGCAGGCGGGCCGTTACACGCCACCAACCGACCCGAGCAACGCGGGGAGCGTCGCCTTCGGCGGCTCCGACAACGACACCGGCGACGCCGACGGCGCGTCGGTCGGTGGCGGCGACGGGAACGAGGCGAGCGGCGACGGCGCGACGGTCGGTGGCGGCGAGAGCAACCGGGCCAACGACTCCGACGCGACCATCGGTGGGGGCTCCCTCAACCGTGCCTCGAGCGAGCGGGCGACCGTCGGCGGCGGGTATCGGAATCGAGCCGGCGGCGCGAGCGCGACCGTCCCGGGCGGTCGTCAGAACGTCGCGGCCGGTGACTACAGCTTCGCAGCCGGTCGGAAAGCCGAGGCAATCGGTACGGGGACGTTCGTCTGGAACAACAGCGGTAGCCGATTCCGTTCCGGGGGTGACAATCAGTTCATCGTGAACGCGGTGGGCGGGGTCGGCATCGGCACCGCCCCGGACGCCCCGCTGCACGTCGGTCCCACGGACGACCCTGCGATGGAGGGCGACTTCAAGATCGGAACGGACGATCACCGCTTCTTCGTCCACGTCGAGACGGAGGGGGAGGACTCCGGAACCGTCCACTTGGTCGCCCGGGGAACGGACGCCGTCGATCAGAACAACATGCTTCTCGGAGCCGGCGAAGAACAACTCAGGATAACCGACGGGTTCGACGACGGCTTCAGAGACGTCCCCACTCTGGCCCCGACAGAGAACGAAGGTGTTGACCTCGGCAGTGGTGACGGGCTGCGTTTCAACGGGCTCTGGGCGGAGACCGTGTTTGCAGACGACCTAATCGAGAACTCGGACGCGCGTCTGAAGGAGAACGTCGCCCGACTCGAGGCCGGGCTCGAAGCAGTAACGTCACTCCGGCCGGTCACCTACGAGTGGACGGACGAAAACCGAACGGATGGCCGTCAGCTGGGCCTCATCGCACAGGAGGTCCAGGAGGTCGTCCCGGAGGTCGTCCGACGCTCGGACGAAGGCGACGAGGATTCGACACTCAGTCTCAGCTACTCCAAACTCGTGCCGGTCCTGATCGACGCCATTCAGTGCCAGCAGGCCGACATCGAGGAGCGCGAGGAGCGCATCGACGACCTCGAAGAACGCCTCGTGGCACTCGAATCCCAGGTAAATGGTGGATCGTAA
- a CDS encoding NAD(P)/FAD-dependent oxidoreductase gives MPEYDVLVVGGGPAGMTAALYSTRLGHSTALVNRGGGRAAMMQEVHNLIGVPEETSGGEFLGIGQEQLAEYGCDIHRDMVTSCAEGEDAQFHLSGNSGEYAAEMVVLATGFNDVRPEPPLPRTGRGLHYCLHCDAHMFVDESVYVMGHSESAAHVAGIMLNFTDGVDLLTRGTEPEWSDETGSIIETHPIDVVHADVTGVQNGEDGWLKALEFADGSVREYRGGFAMYGAEYNNGLARELGCDINDDGTIEVGDHGETSVDGVYAVGDCTPGHNQIPVALGQGAKAGIDVHFRLRDFPRSPEELDEMGPVRDEEVPGIPDELLEQAVDFHTYD, from the coding sequence ATGCCCGAGTACGACGTGCTCGTCGTCGGTGGCGGCCCCGCCGGGATGACCGCCGCGCTGTACAGCACGCGACTCGGCCACAGCACGGCACTGGTGAACCGCGGCGGCGGGCGCGCGGCGATGATGCAGGAGGTCCACAACCTCATCGGCGTCCCCGAGGAGACCAGCGGCGGGGAGTTCCTCGGCATCGGGCAGGAGCAACTCGCGGAGTACGGCTGCGACATCCACCGGGACATGGTCACCTCCTGTGCCGAGGGTGAGGACGCCCAGTTCCACCTCTCGGGCAACAGCGGCGAGTACGCGGCCGAGATGGTGGTCCTCGCGACCGGGTTCAACGACGTCCGACCCGAGCCACCGCTGCCCCGTACCGGGCGAGGCCTGCACTACTGTCTGCACTGCGACGCGCACATGTTCGTCGACGAGTCGGTGTACGTGATGGGCCACTCCGAGAGCGCGGCCCACGTCGCCGGCATCATGCTGAACTTCACCGACGGCGTCGACCTGCTGACCCGCGGCACGGAGCCGGAGTGGAGCGACGAGACGGGGAGCATCATCGAGACCCACCCCATCGACGTGGTCCACGCGGACGTCACCGGCGTCCAGAACGGCGAGGACGGCTGGCTGAAGGCGCTGGAGTTCGCGGACGGCTCGGTCCGGGAGTACAGGGGTGGCTTCGCGATGTACGGCGCGGAGTACAACAACGGGCTCGCCCGCGAGCTGGGCTGTGACATCAACGACGACGGCACCATCGAGGTCGGCGACCACGGCGAGACTTCAGTCGACGGGGTGTACGCCGTGGGCGACTGCACGCCCGGCCACAACCAGATCCCCGTCGCGCTCGGCCAGGGGGCGAAGGCCGGCATCGACGTCCACTTCCGGCTCAGGGACTTCCCGCGCAGCCCCGAGGAGCTGGACGAGATGGGCCCGGTCCGCGACGAGGAGGTGCCCGGCATCCCCGACGAGCTGCTGGAGCAGGCCGTCGACTTCCACACGTACGACTGA
- a CDS encoding winged helix-turn-helix transcriptional regulator — MSSESTAVRQVRPGGTSSESFFVEPPAAFDEVQDVLGRKWHLRIVYQLLEHGPLGFNALKERVVGISSKMLSESLTRLEDGGLVDRELVSDQPLRVEYSLTDRGAALEPVVWGVLRWSVEHGTTSEGA; from the coding sequence ATGAGCTCTGAATCGACCGCGGTCAGGCAGGTCCGTCCCGGTGGAACCAGCAGCGAGTCCTTCTTCGTCGAGCCACCGGCGGCGTTCGACGAGGTCCAGGACGTGCTCGGTCGCAAGTGGCACCTGCGCATCGTCTACCAGCTGCTCGAACACGGGCCGCTGGGGTTCAACGCGCTGAAGGAGCGGGTCGTGGGGATCTCCTCGAAGATGCTCTCGGAGAGCCTGACCCGCCTGGAGGACGGGGGGCTGGTCGACCGCGAGCTCGTCAGCGACCAGCCGCTCCGGGTGGAGTACTCGCTCACCGACCGGGGGGCCGCACTCGAACCCGTGGTCTGGGGGGTGCTGCGCTGGAGCGTCGAGCACGGCACCACCTCGGAGGGCGCGTAG
- a CDS encoding acetolactate synthase large subunit has product MKASDLLVECLEAEGVEYVFGLPGEELEDLLFSLEESDVAFIPVRHEQGAAFMADVHGRLTGEAGVCLSTLGPGATNLITGVADAHLDKSPLVAITGQGGLERLHQESHQALDIVHMFEPVVKWNTQITDAEIVPESVRKAFKLAEYEKPGATHLEFPEDVAGESIDAAPLPERPRVRRADPDEASLERAVELLADATDPLVLAGNGTVRTATATRLYELVDHAGLPVVATYMGKGAVSDRLDASLMTLDSGPDGEASTAVERADCVLAVGYDIAEHDPQSWNPDLDKRIVHVDHEPAEVYRHYNPDVEIVADISTVLHELRHRLEPSTVPSWCRDLRERIVADVQREPAADEPFSVEQTLPYLRAAMADEDVLISDVGSHKMAIAQSFPTYEPNTCIVSNGLASMGIAVPGGVAADLAVDSNVVVATGDGGFLMNAAEIETATRLDLGFTIVVFNDDDYGLISEKQVAHTGEHFGTELTNPDLERFAESFGIAGYRPDSWDEVQSVLDEAVPANELSLVEIPLP; this is encoded by the coding sequence ATGAAGGCCTCGGACCTGCTCGTCGAGTGCCTCGAAGCCGAGGGTGTCGAGTACGTCTTCGGGCTCCCCGGCGAGGAGCTGGAGGACCTGCTGTTCTCGCTGGAGGAGTCGGACGTGGCGTTCATCCCGGTGCGCCACGAGCAGGGCGCGGCGTTCATGGCCGACGTACACGGCCGGCTGACGGGCGAGGCCGGGGTCTGTCTCTCGACGCTGGGACCGGGTGCCACGAACCTCATCACCGGCGTCGCCGACGCCCACCTGGACAAGTCGCCGCTGGTCGCCATCACGGGCCAGGGCGGGCTCGAGCGCCTCCACCAGGAGAGCCACCAGGCACTCGACATCGTCCACATGTTCGAGCCGGTCGTGAAGTGGAACACGCAGATAACCGACGCGGAGATCGTCCCGGAGTCGGTCCGCAAGGCGTTCAAGCTCGCGGAGTACGAGAAGCCCGGTGCGACCCACCTCGAGTTCCCGGAGGACGTCGCGGGCGAGTCCATCGACGCCGCGCCGCTCCCCGAGCGCCCCCGCGTCCGCCGGGCCGACCCCGACGAGGCGTCGCTCGAACGGGCCGTCGAGCTCCTCGCCGACGCCACCGACCCGCTCGTGCTGGCCGGCAACGGCACCGTCCGGACCGCGACGGCCACCCGCCTGTACGAGCTGGTCGACCACGCGGGGCTCCCCGTCGTCGCGACGTACATGGGGAAGGGTGCGGTGTCCGACCGACTCGACGCCTCGCTGATGACGCTCGACTCGGGGCCGGACGGGGAGGCCTCGACGGCCGTCGAGCGGGCCGACTGCGTGCTCGCGGTCGGCTACGACATCGCCGAACACGACCCGCAGTCGTGGAACCCCGACCTCGACAAGCGGATCGTCCACGTCGACCACGAACCGGCCGAGGTGTACCGGCACTACAACCCGGACGTCGAGATCGTCGCCGACATCTCGACCGTCCTCCACGAACTGCGCCACCGGCTCGAGCCGTCGACCGTCCCGTCGTGGTGTCGTGACCTCCGCGAGCGCATCGTCGCGGACGTGCAGCGGGAACCCGCGGCCGACGAACCGTTCTCGGTCGAGCAGACGCTCCCGTACCTGCGTGCGGCGATGGCCGACGAGGACGTGCTCATCTCCGACGTCGGGAGCCACAAGATGGCCATCGCGCAGTCGTTCCCGACGTACGAGCCGAACACCTGCATCGTCTCGAACGGACTGGCGAGCATGGGCATCGCCGTCCCGGGCGGTGTCGCGGCCGACCTCGCGGTCGACTCGAACGTCGTCGTCGCCACGGGTGACGGCGGCTTCCTGATGAACGCCGCCGAGATAGAGACGGCGACCCGGCTCGACCTCGGGTTCACCATCGTCGTGTTCAACGACGACGACTACGGCCTCATCTCCGAGAAGCAGGTCGCCCACACCGGGGAGCACTTCGGCACCGAGCTGACGAACCCCGACCTCGAACGGTTCGCCGAGAGCTTCGGCATCGCGGGCTACCGGCCCGACAGCTGGGACGAAGTCCAGTCGGTGCTCGACGAGGCCGTCCCCGCGAACGAGCTGTCGCTGGTCGAGATTCCGCTCCCGTAG
- a CDS encoding cation:proton antiporter domain-containing protein: MTADLLPVVAVVLLSGIGAHLLAQRFRVPSVLFYLVVGLVLGPELLGVVTLETFGDGLETIVGLAVAIIVFDGAFALRFERIREASTTSLRLVTVGALVMFLGTALVVRLVEGTTWELALLVGALLVATGPTVITPILEVITVREHVSAALETEGIVNDVTAAIGAVVVFETLLLDDVGVSVTAFAFVERFGVGVASGLLAAVVIYGLLRYETEKNAGPQAARFLTLSAAVGSFVLAETVATEAGIAAAATAGIALGNLALPHRGEIEAFARDLTLLVLGFVFISLASLIDVRAVVALGVPGLVIVAVVMLVIRPLVAGIATVGVEQFDRSERLFLAAMGPRGIIPASVATLFAIELATAGNEAAAQTLLGTVFIVILVTDTVEAGLARQIGSLLGVTPMRIIIIGGGRVGRALATRLERRGEFVVIVEDDPDRVESAREDGFTVYRGDGTETDTLADAGIEEAKIVVAGTGDDDVNLLVSQLAKTKFGVEDVYARVNRTENVGAFESLSVSAIDDPLATAYAIDNEIERPALSQWMTDTADRHDVQEIEVTAASVAGLTVRELHDRIPRGCLIAEIGTGADSHVPDADEVIELGDRVTFLGDSDAVRTAVERFHPRD, translated from the coding sequence GTGACTGCTGATCTCCTCCCCGTCGTCGCGGTCGTGCTCTTGTCCGGGATCGGGGCGCACCTGCTCGCACAGCGGTTCAGGGTCCCGAGCGTCCTGTTCTACCTCGTGGTCGGGCTGGTCCTCGGACCGGAACTGCTCGGCGTCGTCACGCTGGAGACGTTCGGCGACGGCCTCGAGACCATCGTCGGCCTCGCCGTCGCGATTATCGTGTTCGACGGCGCGTTCGCACTACGGTTCGAACGCATCCGGGAGGCGTCGACGACCTCCCTCCGGCTGGTGACCGTCGGCGCGCTCGTGATGTTCCTCGGGACGGCGCTGGTTGTTCGACTCGTCGAGGGGACGACGTGGGAGCTCGCGCTCCTCGTGGGGGCGCTGCTGGTCGCGACGGGGCCGACGGTGATCACGCCGATACTCGAGGTCATCACCGTCAGGGAGCACGTCTCCGCCGCGCTGGAGACCGAGGGCATCGTCAACGACGTGACCGCCGCCATCGGCGCCGTCGTCGTCTTCGAGACGCTGCTGCTCGACGACGTCGGAGTGTCAGTCACTGCGTTCGCGTTCGTCGAGCGCTTCGGCGTGGGCGTGGCCTCGGGGCTGCTGGCGGCGGTGGTGATCTACGGCCTCCTGCGGTACGAGACGGAGAAGAACGCCGGCCCGCAGGCCGCACGGTTCCTGACGTTGAGCGCCGCCGTGGGGTCGTTCGTCCTGGCGGAGACCGTCGCGACCGAGGCGGGCATCGCCGCCGCGGCGACCGCCGGCATCGCGCTCGGGAACCTGGCGTTGCCCCACCGGGGCGAGATCGAGGCGTTCGCCCGGGACCTGACGCTGCTCGTCCTCGGGTTCGTGTTCATCTCGCTGGCCTCCCTGATCGACGTCCGCGCGGTCGTCGCCCTCGGGGTGCCAGGGCTCGTCATCGTCGCGGTCGTCATGCTCGTCATCCGCCCGCTGGTGGCCGGGATCGCCACCGTCGGGGTCGAGCAGTTCGACCGGTCGGAGCGCCTGTTCCTCGCGGCGATGGGTCCCCGGGGCATCATCCCCGCGAGCGTGGCGACGCTGTTCGCCATCGAACTCGCGACGGCGGGGAACGAGGCCGCAGCACAGACCCTGCTGGGCACCGTCTTCATCGTCATCCTCGTGACCGACACGGTCGAGGCGGGGCTGGCACGACAGATCGGGAGCCTGCTTGGAGTGACACCGATGCGCATCATCATCATCGGCGGGGGACGGGTCGGCCGTGCCCTCGCCACACGACTGGAGCGACGTGGAGAGTTCGTCGTCATCGTCGAGGACGACCCGGACCGGGTGGAGTCGGCCCGCGAGGACGGCTTCACCGTCTACCGAGGCGACGGCACAGAGACAGACACGCTGGCCGATGCGGGTATCGAGGAGGCCAAGATCGTCGTCGCCGGCACCGGTGACGACGACGTCAACCTGCTCGTCAGCCAACTCGCGAAGACCAAGTTCGGGGTCGAGGACGTGTACGCACGCGTCAACCGGACGGAGAACGTCGGCGCCTTCGAGTCGCTGTCGGTCTCCGCGATCGACGACCCGCTGGCGACCGCCTACGCCATCGACAACGAGATCGAACGGCCGGCGCTCTCCCAGTGGATGACCGACACGGCCGATCGACACGATGTCCAGGAGATCGAGGTGACCGCGGCGTCGGTCGCCGGCCTGACCGTCCGCGAACTGCACGACCGCATCCCCCGGGGCTGTCTCATCGCGGAGATCGGCACCGGGGCGGACTCGCACGTGCCCGACGCGGACGAGGTCATCGAACTCGGCGACCGGGTGACGTTTCTGGGCGACAGCGACGCGGTCCGAACGGCCGTCGAACGGTTCCACCCCCGGGACTGA
- a CDS encoding GIDE domain-containing protein, translating to MASVTTGLVFLGIAVIPTYLFVQARQASQAVGETETRSTASLTDGTVAVAGTVEAGPAGTLTHPVTGTDALAVRWDVEERGVDDEVAEVNDSGRQTVPFRLVDDDGAVDVDPTGADLHLSTTHGETFVDQLRAPGEQARTFIERVQENERRSHDAGTTQVHNTPINEARVHGVDGLDYQSRALQPGDTGYVLGYARQNDDGTDTIGDDGGEFIVSDMTRDELTADLGTNQWLLVGVALLFYALAVYVGFLA from the coding sequence ATGGCTTCGGTCACCACGGGGCTGGTCTTCCTCGGCATCGCAGTGATCCCCACCTACCTGTTCGTCCAGGCGAGACAGGCCTCGCAGGCGGTCGGCGAGACCGAGACGCGCTCGACCGCGTCGCTGACCGACGGCACCGTCGCGGTCGCCGGCACGGTCGAGGCCGGCCCCGCCGGGACGCTCACCCATCCGGTCACGGGCACCGACGCGCTCGCGGTCCGCTGGGACGTCGAGGAACGAGGCGTCGACGACGAGGTCGCCGAGGTGAACGACAGCGGCCGCCAGACCGTCCCCTTCCGTCTGGTCGACGACGACGGCGCGGTCGACGTCGACCCAACCGGAGCAGACCTCCACCTCTCGACGACCCACGGCGAGACGTTCGTCGACCAGCTGCGAGCCCCCGGCGAGCAGGCCCGGACGTTCATCGAGCGCGTGCAGGAGAACGAACGCCGGAGCCACGACGCCGGCACCACACAGGTCCACAACACCCCCATCAACGAGGCCAGGGTCCACGGCGTCGACGGACTCGACTACCAGAGCCGAGCACTCCAGCCCGGCGACACCGGCTACGTCCTCGGGTACGCCCGACAGAACGACGACGGCACCGACACCATCGGCGACGACGGCGGGGAGTTCATCGTCTCCGACATGACCCGGGACGAACTCACCGCGGACCTCGGAACCAACCAGTGGCTCCTCGTCGGCGTCGCCCTGCTGTTCTACGCCCTCGCGGTGTACGTGGGCTTCCTCGCCTGA
- a CDS encoding type II/IV secretion system ATPase subunit, which yields MTDDPTLEHPDHEGRASTDDDGRVPPPIPPGDPDAWYAPDVRDHYTVHGDVVATVAETEEGFTYDVREPSLTADEETTLAEIREHFAAANLRRPRTREGTVSRMETGLRPKYRTALDQILEGSPETRRRLRYYALRDVGCLGAVTPLALDEHVEVADPGEDRLSVHTTNFAPAETEFPADVRFLDRVASERLTTYRVPFRGFSIPVVLYRERLLGHDAFATKYAVREPGLLPGDEELLAEAKERIWETNVEHVVDDSTAFVRERAEQLLARRLTARNASAWLDATRHRVRSVLADTGLGVPPVDGRYEDGRLADLVYYVLRDYVGEGQLTVPIRDPNLEDIEANRVGERVKVVPRTDVGHDGRIPTNLTFEDESAFVNVVTQLAAADGAELNASNPSAKVNLRPGEVDDGVTIRCAVALPVISEDGPHISIRKQAPDALTPVDLVEGGSLTADLVTVLWLLYEHHGVVLFSGPTGVGKTTLMNAHMPFVPFDDRPISIDEGSREVRLPHETGISLTTRDHEDEFKAVTMADLMTEANYLNPDVEVIAEINTPASFSTFAESLNTGHGLLGTTHAENVEKLVNRVVEQGLPPYLLRELDLVVFPKRVDGERYVGSAVEFVDEETYRTCSGRCGVVEKHDTTVYWNAIFERTVEGEFAFDYAHPVVHDVENRRCGVDLFERLADRTDRPTEDVEREFHRKHRYVEYLVREGVDDFDELFSFLSDLRTDEAATVERIGAGRGA from the coding sequence ATGACTGACGACCCGACGCTCGAACACCCCGACCACGAGGGTCGAGCGTCGACCGACGACGACGGGCGCGTCCCCCCGCCCATCCCGCCGGGCGACCCCGACGCCTGGTACGCACCCGACGTGCGGGACCACTACACCGTCCACGGCGACGTGGTTGCGACCGTCGCCGAGACCGAGGAGGGCTTCACGTACGACGTGCGGGAGCCGTCGCTCACCGCCGACGAGGAGACGACGCTTGCGGAGATCCGCGAGCACTTCGCGGCGGCGAACCTTCGCCGGCCACGCACCCGCGAGGGAACCGTCTCGCGGATGGAGACCGGGCTGCGGCCGAAGTACCGTACGGCTCTCGACCAGATCCTCGAGGGGAGCCCGGAGACACGCCGGCGGCTTCGGTACTACGCGCTCCGGGACGTGGGCTGTCTGGGCGCGGTGACGCCGCTCGCGCTGGACGAACACGTCGAGGTCGCCGACCCCGGCGAGGACCGGCTGTCGGTCCACACGACGAACTTCGCGCCCGCCGAGACCGAGTTCCCGGCGGACGTACGCTTCCTCGACCGTGTCGCGAGCGAGCGGCTGACCACGTACCGGGTCCCGTTCCGGGGGTTCTCGATTCCCGTCGTGCTCTACCGCGAGCGACTGCTCGGCCACGACGCGTTCGCGACGAAGTACGCGGTGCGCGAGCCGGGTCTCCTCCCGGGCGACGAGGAGCTGCTCGCCGAGGCCAAGGAGCGCATCTGGGAGACGAACGTCGAGCACGTCGTCGACGACAGCACCGCGTTCGTCCGCGAGCGGGCCGAGCAGCTGCTCGCCCGGCGACTCACGGCACGCAACGCGAGCGCGTGGCTCGACGCGACCCGCCACCGCGTCCGGAGCGTACTCGCCGATACCGGGCTCGGGGTACCGCCGGTCGATGGCCGCTACGAGGACGGCCGGCTGGCCGACCTCGTCTACTACGTCCTCCGGGACTACGTCGGCGAGGGACAGCTCACCGTCCCCATCCGCGACCCGAACCTCGAGGACATCGAGGCGAACCGGGTCGGCGAGCGCGTGAAGGTCGTGCCGCGCACCGACGTGGGCCACGATGGGCGCATCCCGACGAACCTCACCTTCGAAGACGAGTCGGCGTTCGTCAACGTCGTCACCCAGCTCGCGGCCGCCGACGGCGCGGAGCTCAACGCCTCCAACCCCTCAGCGAAGGTGAACCTCCGCCCTGGCGAGGTCGACGACGGCGTGACCATCCGTTGTGCGGTCGCGCTGCCGGTCATCTCCGAGGACGGCCCGCACATCTCCATCCGGAAGCAGGCACCCGACGCGCTGACGCCGGTCGACCTCGTGGAGGGCGGGAGCCTCACCGCCGACCTCGTCACGGTGCTCTGGCTGCTGTACGAGCACCACGGCGTCGTGCTGTTCTCGGGCCCGACCGGGGTCGGGAAGACGACGCTGATGAACGCGCACATGCCGTTCGTCCCGTTCGACGACCGACCCATCTCCATCGACGAGGGGAGCCGGGAGGTCAGGCTCCCCCACGAGACCGGTATCTCGCTGACGACGCGCGACCACGAGGACGAGTTCAAGGCGGTGACGATGGCCGACCTGATGACCGAGGCGAACTACCTGAACCCCGACGTGGAGGTAATCGCGGAGATCAACACGCCCGCGTCGTTCTCGACCTTCGCGGAGAGCCTCAATACAGGACACGGGTTACTGGGAACGACCCACGCCGAGAACGTCGAGAAGCTCGTCAACCGGGTCGTCGAGCAGGGACTTCCGCCGTACCTGCTCCGCGAGCTCGACCTCGTCGTCTTCCCGAAGCGCGTCGACGGGGAGCGCTACGTCGGGAGCGCGGTCGAGTTCGTCGACGAGGAGACGTACCGCACGTGCAGCGGCCGCTGTGGCGTCGTCGAGAAGCACGACACCACGGTCTACTGGAACGCCATCTTCGAGCGGACCGTCGAGGGCGAGTTCGCGTTCGACTACGCACATCCGGTGGTCCACGACGTGGAGAACCGGCGCTGCGGTGTCGACCTGTTCGAGCGGCTCGCCGACCGCACGGACCGTCCCACCGAGGATGTCGAGCGGGAGTTCCACCGCAAGCATCGCTACGTGGAGTACCTGGTCCGCGAGGGCGTCGACGACTTCGACGAGCTGTTCTCGTTCCTCTCGGACCTCCGCACGGACGAGGCGGCGACGGTCGAGCGCATCGGCGCGGGGAGGGGAGCGTGA